The Planococcus liqunii genome includes a region encoding these proteins:
- a CDS encoding MFS transporter: MKNWKYSLLLLGGIGISNIGGWVYLIALNLIILNETGSPLAVALLYILGPIATICSNSWAGSLIDRVNSRKLMIGLDISRALCIALIPVLPSLFSVYVIVFIINIGSAMFEPTSMVYMTKLIPEKDRQRFNALRSFINSCGTLIGPAIAGLLFWMGTPDTAIYVNSVALILSVFIILFLPNVDSQTVPSETEKLSWKMIKADFQVVYQFSQTNTFILKVYLLFVGMTIFMTALDSLEAAFAKGVLLMSDTNYGFLLSVFGTGIILGSVINTVFSKQLAVNLLIGGGSVFTAVGYMALYSSQGFPGAATGTFMIGFAITFANTGYLTFYQNNVPVKIMGRFSSLFSIVEAVFIIILTVMIGLAAELTSIRPVGLIGSFTFLLLGIIACKTVTAKRRKVHFEEKLPLNN, translated from the coding sequence ATGAAAAACTGGAAGTATTCTTTATTATTGCTAGGCGGGATTGGCATTTCCAACATAGGCGGATGGGTGTATCTGATTGCCTTGAATTTAATTATCCTCAATGAAACGGGTTCTCCTCTGGCGGTTGCTTTGCTCTACATTTTAGGGCCGATCGCCACTATTTGCTCCAACTCCTGGGCAGGGAGCCTGATCGACCGGGTTAATTCAAGAAAATTGATGATTGGGTTAGACATTTCACGTGCTCTATGTATCGCCTTGATTCCGGTGCTTCCTTCACTGTTCTCTGTGTATGTCATCGTATTTATCATCAATATTGGAAGTGCCATGTTTGAACCTACATCCATGGTGTATATGACCAAGCTCATCCCAGAGAAGGATCGTCAAAGATTCAATGCGTTAAGAAGCTTTATCAATTCTTGCGGAACTTTAATTGGCCCGGCAATAGCGGGTCTCTTATTTTGGATGGGCACACCTGATACGGCTATCTATGTAAATTCCGTTGCTTTAATCTTGTCAGTTTTCATCATCCTGTTCTTGCCGAACGTGGATTCCCAAACAGTCCCATCCGAAACTGAAAAACTTTCTTGGAAGATGATAAAAGCTGACTTTCAAGTAGTCTACCAGTTCAGTCAAACCAATACGTTTATTTTAAAAGTTTATCTATTGTTTGTTGGAATGACGATATTTATGACCGCCCTGGATTCATTGGAAGCGGCTTTTGCGAAAGGAGTTCTTTTAATGTCTGACACCAACTACGGATTCTTGCTGAGTGTATTTGGAACGGGGATTATTTTGGGTTCAGTCATCAACACCGTTTTTTCCAAACAATTAGCGGTCAACCTGCTAATCGGGGGCGGCTCTGTTTTTACGGCAGTCGGTTATATGGCGCTCTACAGTTCGCAAGGTTTTCCCGGTGCTGCAACGGGAACTTTTATGATTGGGTTTGCGATCACGTTTGCCAACACCGGGTATTTGACGTTCTATCAGAACAACGTGCCAGTGAAAATAATGGGCCGGTTTAGCAGCTTATTCAGTATTGTTGAAGCCGTATTTATCATCATTCTAACCGTAATGATCGGTTTGGCAGCTGAATTGACTTCCATACGACCGGTTGGATTAATCGGTTCCTTTACTTTCTTATTGCTGGGGATTATTGCATGTAAGACTGTAACAGCCAAAAGAAGAAAAGTGCATTTCGAAGAAAAATTGCCCTTAAACAATTAG
- a CDS encoding DUF1272 domain-containing protein, with translation MGLEMKNSCEKCSGHIETEAYICVHECTFCQECTIRMFNICPNCNGELVRRPKPNGACPIRSMP, from the coding sequence ATGGGGTTAGAAATGAAAAACAGCTGTGAAAAGTGTTCTGGACATATTGAAACAGAGGCTTATATTTGTGTTCATGAGTGTACGTTCTGCCAGGAGTGTACGATAAGGATGTTTAACATTTGTCCAAATTGCAATGGGGAGCTTGTAAGAAGACCAAAACCAAACGGTGCTTGTCCGATTCGCTCTATGCCATAA
- a CDS encoding Lrp/AsnC family transcriptional regulator: protein MDNINRRIIDILQREGRISMTELGNRISLSVPAVTERVRKLEDNGIIEGYRAEINSRKINKSVKAFILMKTYRCKAFREFCKDNPLVIECHRLTGEYSYLVKVVTETNELLEEFIDLSMEYGEPHTMMNLSSPVPYKNI, encoded by the coding sequence GTGGATAACATCAATCGAAGAATAATCGATATCCTGCAGCGAGAAGGCCGGATATCGATGACAGAGCTAGGAAATAGAATCTCTTTGTCTGTTCCTGCTGTAACAGAAAGAGTCCGGAAACTAGAGGATAACGGGATAATCGAAGGATATCGGGCTGAAATCAATTCAAGAAAGATAAACAAGTCAGTTAAAGCATTTATTTTAATGAAAACTTATCGCTGCAAAGCATTTAGAGAATTCTGCAAGGACAATCCTTTAGTAATAGAATGCCATCGATTAACTGGCGAGTATAGTTACCTCGTTAAGGTAGTCACAGAAACAAACGAATTGCTGGAAGAGTTCATTGATTTGAGTATGGAGTACGGAGAACCCCATACGATGATGAACCTTTCTTCTCCGGTTCCTTATAAGAATATTTAA
- a CDS encoding sporulation protein, with translation MSIWETLRASAGDGNAKVGTSIAKAKVYQGSSISGEIYVIGGETEQEIKGAYIFVMTNVLVEEGGRKALEEVEIQKLKISGAFTIGPREEKTIPFAFELSRETPMTVHKVDVWLKTMLEVTGKNNLREEHDIHVFGTEAAEKILYAVQEMDFPLKKVVNVQSRRTNSGVLQEFEFYPNKKFKRRFSELELVLISDQAGTTAYIQLDKEERQTKDLLARELNGKETILTLHYPSSNVPGVDAIARQLHDLLLGKT, from the coding sequence ATGTCTATTTGGGAAACCTTAAGGGCAAGTGCAGGAGATGGAAACGCCAAAGTGGGGACCTCTATCGCAAAAGCCAAAGTCTATCAAGGAAGTTCGATTTCAGGAGAAATCTATGTAATCGGAGGCGAAACCGAACAGGAAATTAAAGGAGCGTATATCTTTGTAATGACAAATGTATTGGTTGAGGAAGGGGGGCGGAAAGCGCTGGAAGAAGTGGAAATCCAGAAGCTGAAAATTAGTGGAGCTTTCACGATAGGGCCACGGGAAGAAAAAACGATTCCTTTTGCATTTGAGTTATCCCGAGAGACCCCAATGACCGTCCATAAAGTGGATGTCTGGCTAAAGACGATGTTGGAGGTAACGGGGAAAAACAATTTGAGAGAAGAGCATGACATTCATGTGTTTGGAACAGAAGCTGCAGAAAAGATTTTGTATGCTGTTCAGGAAATGGACTTTCCGCTGAAGAAAGTGGTCAATGTACAAAGTCGGCGTACGAACAGTGGCGTACTCCAAGAATTTGAATTTTACCCCAACAAAAAATTCAAGCGCCGGTTCAGTGAGCTGGAGTTGGTCCTTATCTCCGATCAAGCAGGAACGACGGCATATATCCAGCTGGATAAAGAAGAAAGGCAGACGAAAGACCTTCTCGCCCGTGAACTGAACGGGAAGGAGACGATATTGACCCTTCATTACCCATCTAGCAATGTGCCCGGTGTTGATGCAATCGCTCGTCAGCTGCATGATCTTCTGTTGGGCAAAACTTAG